The genomic interval TTCACCAGATTCAACTCTGGCCCAGTCAATAGAACCATGAAGTTTATATAAATTTATCCTTCCAAACTCGTCTAATTTATCTTCATCATCAATACCTATCCATTTACCGTTATAAAAACCCCTCCAGGGAATTTCATGATGAGCGCCAAAATACTTCTCAATTACTAAGTCATTATTTAAAGTACAAACGTCTAATCGGAAACTCTGCTCTGAATAGCCTTGAAAGAATGCCCGTATTGGGGCAAGGTAGCCGAATTTATCTTCATCAGATTCCAACCAATGATTTTTCAAAAGGGATTTCAATTTCAATTCCAATTCTTCAAAAAGATTTTTTCTGTCCTGTTTTTTATAAGCAGTCTCCAGTTCCACCAATTTATCTGCCCAATTACCTGTAATCGGATAGGGCAAAAAAAGTTCTCTATTTTTAATCCTTCTAATGAGGAGAACCAATTCTTCAATATTTGGGTTAAATTCTATTTCTCCGCCAGTTTTTATTGATCGCCACTCGGCATGGTATGCCATACAGGATATTAAAAACTGTAAGGCTTCTTTTTCGGTTGGAGTAAAACTATCATCATCCGAAAGAATCTTTTTCTTTAAATCGCTGAACATTTCACCTGATGTTAAACATCCTGTTCCAAAGGAGAAACCAGCTCCCAAAAAGAATAGCGTCTTTTTTATAAGTTCTACTTCCATATTAAATAAACCAAGGAGTTTTTTGCGAAATCTTGTTTTCTGAGATTTCTCCGTTAAAATGCAAAGAAAAATCTGCTATCATTTTAG from Candidatus Kuenenia stuttgartiensis carries:
- a CDS encoding SIR2 family protein; the protein is MEVELIKKTLFFLGAGFSFGTGCLTSGEMFSDLKKKILSDDDSFTPTEKEALQFLISCMAYHAEWRSIKTGGEIEFNPNIEELVLLIRRIKNRELFLPYPITGNWADKLVELETAYKKQDRKNLFEELELKLKSLLKNHWLESDEDKFGYLAPIRAFFQGYSEQSFRLDVCTLNNDLVIEKYFGAHHEIPWRGFYNGKWIGIDDEDKLDEFGRINLYKLHGSIDWARVESGEIYEESKFPEEEKEYIEPFHNPYVIFGQGSKTISVEPFFSLMKKFNELLRIKKYIFVIGYSFFDPYINNLLFYASKGFNRLIIVNPKFGPKRIYNSEIIDFDENDFFKIKYPKGTNPKDLEVYIKNIQKDSFFSELPEYNYTGITAQNIDFVPLETSIFIEKYFSNKGELLLSFIDKYDKEMKDYEEPF